Proteins encoded by one window of Superficieibacter sp. HKU1:
- the ihfA gene encoding integration host factor subunit alpha, with amino-acid sequence MALTKAEMSEYLFDKLGLSKRDAKELVELFFEEIRRALENGEQVKLSGFGNFDLRDKNQRPGRNPKTGEDIPITARRVVTFRPGQKLKSRVENASPKAE; translated from the coding sequence ATGGCGCTTACAAAAGCTGAAATGTCAGAATATCTGTTTGATAAGCTTGGGCTTAGCAAACGGGATGCCAAAGAGCTGGTTGAGCTGTTTTTCGAAGAGATCCGTCGCGCTCTGGAAAATGGTGAGCAGGTAAAACTGTCCGGTTTTGGTAACTTTGATTTGCGTGATAAAAATCAACGCCCGGGACGTAACCCGAAAACGGGCGAAGATATTCCCATTACAGCCCGGCGCGTAGTGACCTTCAGACCCGGTCAGAAGTTAAAAAGCCGTGTCGAAAACGCTTCGCCCAAAGCAGAGTAA
- the pheT gene encoding phenylalanine--tRNA ligase subunit beta: MKFSELWLREWVNPAIDSVALSDQITMAGLEVDGVEPVAGTFNGVVVGEVVECAQHPNADKLRVTKINVGGERLLDIVCGAPNCRQGLKVAVAMIGAVLPGDFKIKAAKLRGEPSEGMLCSFSELGISDDHSGIIELPADAPIGTDIRDYLKLNDNTIEISVTPNRADCLSIIGVARDVAVLNQSPLIEPEITPVSATIGDVLPITVDAPEACPRYLGRVVKGINVSAPTPLWMREKLRRCGIRSIDAVVDVTNYVLLELGQPMHAFDKDRIEGGIVVRMAKEGETLVLLDGSEAKLSADTLVIADHQKALAMGGIFGGEHSGVNGETQNVLLECAFFSPLSITGRARRHGLHTDASHRYERGVDPALQYKAMERATRLLIDICGGEAGPVIDVTHEATLPQRATITLRRSKLDRLIGHPVADEQVSDILRRLGCDVTEGQNQWQAVAPSWRFDMEIEEDLVEEVARVYGYDNIPNAPVQAGLIMGNHREANLSLKRVKTLLNDKGYQEVITYSFVDPKLQQLIHPAEEALILPSPISIEMSAMRLSLWTGQLGTVVYNQNRQQNRVRIFESGLRFVPDTQANLGIRQDLMLAGVICGNRYDEHWNLAKEGVDFYDLKGDLESILDLTGKLAEIQFKAEANPALHPGQSAAIYLKDERIGFIGVVHPELERKLDLNGRTLVFELEWNKLADRVVPQAQEISRFPANRRDIAVVVAENVAAADVLAECKKVGVNQIVGVNLFDVYRGKGVAEGYKSLAISLILQDTSRTLEEEEIAATVARCVEALKERFQASLRD; encoded by the coding sequence ATGAAATTTAGTGAACTGTGGTTACGCGAATGGGTGAACCCGGCTATTGATAGCGTCGCGCTATCCGATCAAATTACCATGGCGGGCCTTGAGGTCGATGGCGTGGAACCGGTCGCAGGAACCTTCAACGGTGTTGTGGTCGGTGAAGTCGTTGAATGCGCTCAGCATCCGAATGCGGACAAGCTGCGAGTAACCAAAATCAACGTTGGTGGTGAGCGTCTGCTTGATATCGTCTGCGGCGCGCCGAACTGCCGTCAGGGGCTGAAAGTCGCTGTGGCAATGATTGGCGCAGTGTTGCCGGGCGATTTTAAAATTAAAGCCGCCAAACTGCGCGGTGAGCCGTCGGAAGGGATGCTGTGCTCTTTCTCTGAGCTGGGTATTTCCGACGATCATAGCGGCATTATCGAACTGCCAGCGGATGCACCGATTGGGACGGATATTCGTGACTATCTGAAGCTTAATGATAACACCATTGAAATCAGCGTTACGCCGAACCGCGCCGACTGTCTGAGCATCATTGGCGTGGCGCGTGATGTCGCAGTCCTGAACCAGTCACCGCTGATTGAGCCAGAAATTACTCCTGTGTCAGCAACGATTGGCGATGTGCTGCCGATTACCGTTGACGCACCGGAGGCGTGTCCGCGTTACCTGGGCCGCGTGGTTAAAGGCATCAACGTTAGCGCACCGACGCCGCTGTGGATGCGAGAGAAACTGCGCCGCTGTGGTATTCGCTCTATTGATGCGGTAGTGGACGTCACCAACTACGTCCTGCTTGAACTGGGACAGCCGATGCATGCGTTCGATAAAGATCGCATCGAAGGCGGGATCGTGGTGCGCATGGCGAAAGAGGGTGAAACGCTGGTACTGCTCGACGGCAGCGAAGCCAAACTCAGCGCCGATACGCTGGTTATCGCCGACCATCAAAAAGCGCTGGCGATGGGCGGAATCTTTGGCGGCGAGCATTCAGGCGTCAACGGAGAAACGCAAAACGTGCTGCTGGAATGTGCTTTCTTCAGCCCGCTGTCCATCACCGGCCGTGCACGCCGTCACGGCCTGCATACGGATGCCTCTCACCGTTACGAACGTGGCGTCGATCCGGCACTGCAATACAAAGCAATGGAGCGTGCCACGCGTCTGTTGATTGATATCTGCGGCGGTGAAGCCGGTCCGGTGATTGATGTTACCCACGAAGCCACGCTGCCACAACGCGCCACCATTACCCTGCGTCGTAGCAAACTGGACCGCCTGATTGGTCATCCTGTTGCTGACGAGCAGGTCAGCGATATTCTGCGTCGCCTGGGTTGTGACGTGACGGAAGGCCAGAACCAATGGCAGGCTGTCGCCCCGAGCTGGCGTTTCGACATGGAAATCGAAGAGGATCTGGTCGAAGAAGTGGCGCGCGTCTACGGCTACGACAATATTCCGAATGCGCCAGTACAGGCGGGTCTGATCATGGGTAACCATCGTGAAGCTAACCTGTCGCTGAAGCGTGTGAAAACGCTGCTTAACGATAAAGGCTATCAGGAAGTTATCACCTACAGCTTTGTCGATCCTAAGCTGCAACAGCTGATTCATCCGGCAGAAGAGGCGCTGATCCTGCCAAGCCCGATTTCTATTGAGATGTCAGCGATGCGTCTGTCGCTGTGGACGGGTCAGCTTGGCACCGTGGTGTATAACCAGAACCGTCAGCAAAACCGGGTACGTATTTTTGAATCCGGCTTACGCTTTGTTCCGGATACGCAGGCCAATCTGGGTATTCGTCAGGATCTTATGCTGGCAGGGGTTATCTGTGGTAACCGCTATGATGAGCACTGGAATCTGGCGAAAGAGGGCGTTGATTTCTATGATTTGAAAGGCGATCTGGAATCGATTCTCGACCTGACCGGCAAATTAGCTGAAATTCAGTTCAAAGCAGAAGCCAATCCGGCACTGCATCCTGGTCAATCAGCAGCGATTTATCTGAAAGATGAACGTATTGGTTTTATTGGCGTTGTTCATCCTGAGCTTGAACGTAAACTGGATCTTAACGGTCGCACGTTGGTGTTTGAACTGGAGTGGAACAAGCTTGCAGACCGCGTGGTGCCTCAGGCACAGGAGATTTCTCGCTTCCCGGCAAACCGCCGCGACATCGCTGTTGTAGTGGCTGAAAACGTCGCCGCAGCAGATGTTTTGGCAGAATGTAAGAAAGTTGGCGTAAATCAGATAGTTGGCGTAAACTTGTTTGATGTGTACCGCGGTAAGGGCGTAGCGGAGGGTTACAAGAGCCTCGCTATTAGCCTCATCCTTCAGGATACCAGCCGTACACTCGAAGAAGAGGAGATTGCCGCTACCGTTGCCAGATGCGTAGAGGCACTGAAAGAGCGATTCCAGGCATCATTGAGGGATTGA
- the pheS gene encoding phenylalanine--tRNA ligase subunit alpha, giving the protein MSHLAELVASAKAAINQASDVAALDNVRVEYLGKKGHLTLQMTTLRELPAEERPAAGAVINEAKEQVQQALNARKADLESAALNARLAQETIDVSLPGRRIENGGLHPVTRTIDRIESFFGELGFTVATGPEIEDDYHNFDALNIPGHHPARADHDTFWFDATRLLRTQTSGVQIRTMKNQQPPIRIIAPGRVYRNDYDQTHTPMFHQMEGLIVDTNISFTNLKGTLHDFLRNFFEEDLQIRFRPSYFPFTEPSAEVDVMGKNGKWLEVLGCGMVHPNVLRNVGIDPEVYSGFAFGMGMERLTMLRYGVTDLRAFFENDLRFLKQFK; this is encoded by the coding sequence ATGTCACATCTCGCAGAGCTGGTTGCCAGTGCGAAGGCAGCCATTAACCAGGCGTCAGATGTTGCCGCGTTAGATAACGTACGCGTTGAATATTTGGGCAAAAAAGGGCATTTGACCCTGCAAATGACGACCCTGCGTGAACTGCCAGCAGAAGAGCGTCCGGCGGCAGGTGCGGTGATCAACGAGGCCAAGGAGCAGGTTCAGCAGGCGCTGAACGCGCGTAAGGCGGACCTCGAAAGCGCCGCATTAAACGCACGTCTGGCGCAGGAAACCATTGATGTCTCGCTGCCTGGCCGTCGTATCGAAAACGGTGGGCTGCATCCGGTGACCCGTACCATCGATCGCATCGAGAGCTTCTTTGGCGAGCTGGGTTTTACCGTGGCGACTGGCCCGGAGATTGAAGATGACTATCATAACTTTGACGCGCTGAATATTCCGGGCCATCATCCCGCGCGCGCCGATCACGATACCTTCTGGTTTGATGCCACCCGTCTGCTGCGTACCCAAACCTCAGGTGTACAGATCCGCACCATGAAAAACCAGCAGCCCCCAATCCGCATCATCGCCCCGGGCCGTGTCTATCGTAACGACTACGATCAGACCCATACCCCGATGTTTCATCAGATGGAAGGACTGATTGTTGATACCAATATCAGTTTTACCAACCTGAAAGGGACGCTGCACGATTTCCTGCGTAACTTCTTTGAGGAAGACTTACAGATCCGTTTCCGTCCGTCCTATTTCCCGTTTACTGAACCTTCTGCGGAAGTCGACGTGATGGGCAAAAACGGGAAGTGGCTGGAAGTGCTGGGCTGCGGCATGGTGCATCCAAACGTACTGCGCAATGTGGGTATCGATCCGGAAGTCTATTCTGGTTTCGCCTTTGGTATGGGGATGGAACGTCTGACCATGCTGCGTTACGGTGTCACCGATTTGCGTGCGTTCTTCGAAAACGATCTGCGTTTCCTCAAACAGTTTAAATAA
- the pheM gene encoding pheST operon leader peptide PheM, translating into MNAAIFRFFFYFST; encoded by the coding sequence ATGAATGCTGCTATTTTCCGCTTCTTTTTTTACTTTAGCACCTGA
- the rplT gene encoding 50S ribosomal protein L20 yields MARVKRGVVARARHKKILKQAKGYYGARSRVYRVAFQAVIKAGQYAYRDRRQRKRQFRQLWIARINAAARQNGISYSKFINGLKKASVEIDRKILADIAVFDKVAFTALVEKAKSALA; encoded by the coding sequence ATGGCTCGCGTAAAACGTGGTGTAGTTGCCCGTGCACGTCACAAGAAAATTTTGAAACAAGCCAAAGGCTACTACGGTGCGCGTTCACGCGTCTACCGCGTTGCCTTCCAGGCTGTTATCAAAGCTGGTCAGTATGCTTACCGTGACCGTCGTCAACGTAAGCGTCAGTTCCGTCAACTGTGGATTGCGCGTATCAACGCAGCAGCACGTCAGAACGGTATCTCTTACAGCAAATTCATCAATGGCCTGAAAAAAGCCTCTGTTGAAATCGACCGTAAGATCCTGGCTGACATCGCAGTATTCGACAAAGTAGCGTTCACCGCTCTGGTCGAAAAAGCGAAATCAGCTCTGGCATAA
- the rpmI gene encoding 50S ribosomal protein L35 produces the protein MPKIKTVRGAAKRFKKTGKGGFKHKHANLRHILTKKATKRKRHLRPKAMVSKGDLGLVIACLPYA, from the coding sequence ATGCCAAAAATTAAGACCGTACGCGGTGCTGCTAAGCGCTTCAAAAAAACCGGTAAAGGTGGTTTTAAGCACAAGCACGCTAACCTGCGTCACATTCTGACCAAAAAAGCTACCAAGCGTAAACGTCACCTGCGTCCGAAAGCCATGGTTTCTAAAGGCGATCTGGGCCTGGTCATCGCGTGCCTGCCGTACGCATAA
- the infC gene encoding translation initiation factor IF-3 — protein sequence MKGGKRVQTARPNRINGEIRALEVRLTGLEGEALGIVSLREAIEKAEEAGVDLVEISPNAEPPVCRIMDYGKFLYEKSKSSKEQKKKQKVIQVKEIKFRPGTDDGDYQVKLRSLVRFLEDGDKAKITLRFRGREMAHQQIGMEVLTRVRDDLSELAVVESFPTKIEGRQMIMVLAPKKKQ from the coding sequence ATTAAAGGCGGAAAACGAGTTCAAACGGCACGTCCGAATCGTATCAATGGCGAGATTCGCGCCCTGGAAGTTCGCTTAACAGGTCTTGAAGGCGAAGCTTTGGGTATTGTGAGTCTGAGAGAAGCTATCGAAAAGGCTGAAGAAGCTGGAGTAGATTTAGTTGAAATCAGCCCTAACGCCGAACCGCCAGTTTGTCGTATTATGGACTACGGCAAGTTCCTTTATGAAAAGAGTAAGTCTTCTAAGGAACAGAAGAAGAAACAGAAAGTTATCCAGGTCAAGGAAATTAAATTCCGTCCTGGCACCGATGATGGCGACTACCAGGTAAAACTCCGCAGCCTGGTTCGCTTTCTGGAAGATGGCGATAAGGCTAAAATCACGCTGCGTTTTCGCGGTCGTGAAATGGCCCACCAACAGATTGGTATGGAAGTGCTGACGCGCGTCCGTGACGATCTGAGTGAACTGGCAGTAGTCGAATCCTTCCCAACGAAGATCGAAGGCCGCCAGATGATCATGGTGCTCGCTCCTAAGAAGAAACAGTAA
- the thrS gene encoding threonine--tRNA ligase, producing MPVITLPDGSQRQFDRPVSPLDVALDIGPGLAKACIAGRVNGELVDACDLIESDAQLAIITAKDEEGLEIIRHSCAHLLGHAIKQLWPHTKMAIGPVIDNGFYYDVDLDHTLTQEDIDALEKRMHELAEKNYDVIKKNVSWHEARETFVQRGEIYKVTILDENISHDDKPGLYHHEEYVDMCRGPHVPNMRFCHHFKLMKTAGAYWRGDSDNKMLQRIYGTAWADKKALNAYLQRLEEAAKRDHRKIGKQLDLYHMQEEAPGMVFWHNDGWTIFRELETFVRSKLKEYQYQEVKGPFMMDRVLWEKTGHWENYKDAMFTTSSENREYCIKPMNCPGHVQIFNQGLKSYRDLPLRMAEFGSCHRNEPSGALHGLMRVRGFTQDDAHIFCTEEQVRDEVNGCIRLVYDMYSTFGFEKIVVKLSTRPEKRIGSDEMWDRAEADLAVALEENNIPFEYQLGEGAFYGPKIEFTLYDCLDRAWQCGTVQLDFSLPARLNASYVGESNERQVPVMIHRAILGSLERFIGILTEEFAGFFPTWLAPVQVVVMNITDSQSEYVSELTRKLQNAGIRVKADLRNEKIGFKIREHTLRRVPYMLVCGDKEVEAGKVAVRTRRGKDLGSLDVNEVIEKLQQEIRSRSLQQLEE from the coding sequence ATGCCTGTAATTACTCTTCCTGATGGCAGCCAACGCCAATTCGACCGCCCCGTAAGCCCGCTGGATGTTGCCCTTGATATCGGACCTGGTCTGGCAAAAGCCTGTATCGCTGGTCGCGTTAACGGTGAGCTGGTAGATGCTTGCGATCTTATTGAAAGCGATGCTCAGTTAGCCATCATTACCGCAAAAGATGAAGAAGGTCTGGAGATCATTCGCCACTCCTGCGCACATCTGTTAGGCCATGCCATCAAGCAACTTTGGCCTCATACCAAAATGGCGATCGGACCGGTTATCGACAACGGTTTCTACTATGACGTTGATCTCGACCATACGCTGACCCAGGAAGATATTGACGCGCTCGAAAAGCGGATGCACGAGCTCGCCGAGAAAAACTACGACGTCATTAAGAAGAACGTAAGCTGGCACGAAGCGCGTGAAACGTTTGTCCAGCGCGGTGAAATTTATAAAGTCACCATTCTTGATGAAAACATCTCCCATGATGATAAGCCTGGTCTTTATCATCACGAAGAATACGTTGATATGTGCCGTGGACCGCACGTGCCAAACATGCGTTTTTGCCATCATTTTAAACTGATGAAAACCGCAGGCGCGTACTGGCGTGGCGATAGCGACAACAAAATGCTGCAGCGCATTTACGGTACGGCCTGGGCAGATAAAAAAGCGCTGAATGCTTATCTGCAGCGCCTGGAAGAGGCGGCCAAACGCGATCACCGTAAAATTGGTAAGCAGCTTGACCTGTACCATATGCAGGAAGAAGCGCCGGGTATGGTCTTCTGGCATAACGATGGCTGGACTATCTTCCGCGAGCTGGAAACGTTTGTTCGCTCTAAGCTGAAAGAGTACCAGTATCAGGAAGTTAAAGGTCCGTTTATGATGGACCGTGTACTGTGGGAAAAAACTGGACACTGGGAAAACTACAAAGATGCGATGTTCACTACCTCTTCAGAGAATCGTGAATACTGCATCAAGCCGATGAACTGTCCGGGCCACGTGCAAATCTTCAATCAGGGGCTGAAGTCTTACCGCGATCTGCCGCTGCGTATGGCTGAATTTGGTAGCTGCCACCGTAACGAGCCATCAGGCGCGCTGCACGGCCTGATGCGTGTTCGCGGCTTTACTCAGGATGATGCTCACATCTTCTGTACGGAAGAGCAGGTGCGTGATGAAGTTAACGGCTGCATTCGTTTAGTCTATGATATGTATAGCACCTTTGGCTTCGAGAAGATCGTCGTCAAACTCTCCACTCGTCCGGAAAAACGTATTGGCAGCGACGAGATGTGGGATCGTGCTGAGGCGGACCTGGCCGTCGCGCTGGAAGAGAACAATATCCCCTTCGAGTATCAACTTGGTGAAGGGGCGTTCTACGGTCCGAAAATTGAATTTACCCTGTATGACTGCCTCGATCGTGCATGGCAGTGCGGAACGGTACAGCTGGATTTCTCGTTACCTGCGCGCTTGAACGCCTCTTATGTCGGCGAAAGCAACGAACGTCAGGTTCCGGTAATGATCCACCGTGCTATTCTTGGTTCACTGGAGCGCTTTATTGGCATCCTGACTGAAGAATTTGCCGGTTTCTTCCCAACCTGGCTTGCACCCGTGCAGGTTGTGGTCATGAATATTACCGATTCTCAGTCCGAATATGTCAGTGAATTAACGCGAAAACTGCAAAATGCAGGCATTCGCGTAAAAGCGGACTTGAGAAATGAGAAGATAGGCTTTAAAATCCGCGAGCACACTTTACGTCGTGTCCCTTACATGTTGGTCTGTGGCGACAAAGAGGTTGAAGCCGGCAAAGTTGCTGTGCGCACCCGTCGTGGTAAAGACTTGGGCAGCCTGGACGTAAATGAAGTTATCGAGAAGCTGCAACAAGAGATTCGCAGCCGCAGTCTTCAACAACTGGAGGAATAA